ATGCCAAACTTATTTTTTCTCGTCAGCATCTGGTTTGTCTAAGAAAATGGTGGCGAGCACGCCGATGACGAGGCTAATGACAACCATGGCGATGGCGCCGAAGTGATCGGTGGCTGGCCAATAAGGGGCGATACCAGCTTCGATAAGAATTACGACTGCTGCCAAGACAATGCCGCAAACTGCGTAGTAGACTTGTGCTTCAAAATGGGCCAATAAGTAGGCCATCAATTTAGCTACTGCTATCAGACCTGCTGCAGCCCCAATCATGAACGGGAGCAACAAGGCAACTGATCCCATCGCCGTATGAAACGCGGGCCAGTTGCCGGATGCAGCAGCACGAGCAGCATCACCCAACTGACCCACAGCATTGTAAACCGTACCGTATTGATCAATCACCATCAACATGACTGAACCAGAAATACCGGGAATTGCCATCAGTGAAACTGCAAAAACACCGGCAAAAGCCATGACGCCAGCATTGCTGAAACTTGTCAAACGTTTAATGGCAATCAGATTCTCAGGGTCAGTACCACCAAGCTTAGCCAGCCCGTATATGGCAACGAAGCCAAAGACCACTAGTAGTAAGTACCACCATGAAAACTTTTTGGTTGTCAGTTTACGGTAAATGAACGGACCGATACCCAGCACTAAACCAATAAAGAAGCCATAGCTTGGCAGCGGCCAGCGGGTGGTGACGACCAGAACCGCCTTAGTGGAAAGCAGGATACCGATCACAGCACCCAACCCGATCGGTGTCAAAAACCGCATATTTTTTTTTGGATCATCGCGAAAATGGTTGACCGCATTTAACAATCGGTCATAGAGGCCAACGACCACAGCAAAAATACTGCCAGAAAGTCCTGGAATGACAAGTGCGATGCCAATAATGGCACCTTTAACGAAATTTAGCATAACATCTCCTTTTGAATTGGGTTAAGCCGCTTGATGATAACGTGACAATGGCACGGTGGTTCATGAACCACTTTGCAAGTTTAACGGCGGTGTGACAACTTTTATGCCTGCAGAATTCAAGGCAGCAACGTAGGCGCCTAAGAAAGTGCGTTGCAGGCTCACTTGTTCGCCATTTTCGGCGTAAAAAAGAACCTGATAGGTGAAAGCACCATTCTTTTCTTCAGTTAGCCCAAGAATGTCAGGCTCCTCGGTAATGGTTGTAAATTTCGGTACCAAATCTTGATTCACACGTTCAATGGTTTTCCGAACTAGATCGAGATCAGCACTTGGGGCAAGCGGCAATTTAATCAGCACCTGCATATTGCTTCGCGAAAGGTTGCTGACGATGGTGATGTTGCGATTGGGAATGAAATTGACAGTCCCATCGGAACTCTTCACCACCGTCGTCCGCAAACCGACATTGGTCACGGTACCGGAGATGGTGCCGAGTTTGACGACATCCCCGACATCAAATTGTGCTTCTAAAAGGATGAAGAAGCCGGTCACGACGTCGTTTACAAATCCCTGTGCCCCAAAACCAACTGCCAAACCCACAACCCCAGCACCGGCTAACAGTGTCCCCACTGGTACGCCGAGAATCGATAAGATGGCGTAAAGGTAGAAGAAGAGTACCAGATAGAAAAAAACATTCACCGATAACGCATGAATTGTTTTGACCCGGGTGCCTGTCAGATGTGCCCGTCGTTGATAGCTTTTAAAGGTGCGATTGAGCGCAAAGCGGCCGAGCCGGTACAAAATTAAAAATAAGACGGTGAAAAACAGCAACGACAGCACTTTGTCGATAAAAGTGCCTACGATTTTATCCCAATCGATGGTTGTAAAATATTTCAGCCAAACGTTGGTTTGCTCGTTGACGGTTGTTGCTGTGACGATCATGTGTATCACGTGACTGCCTCCTTTACATTGGCACTATTTTACCAGAATCGGTGGGTGTGTGCTGGGAGATTTGGTTTGAGTGGGCGGTAAGGTTTTCCAAAACGCGCAAACCGGCGCAGAAACTTCCACGTAAGAACCTTGGACGCAATGACCCCAAACCGGTCATCACGCCCAAGGCCACTTACACTCCGGTTTCTGAACGGGGCTGCTCGCCAAAACGCGCAAACCGGCGCAGAAACTTCCACGTAAGAACCTTGGACGCAATGACCCCAAACCGGTCATCACGCCCAAGGCCACTTACGTTCCAGTTTCTAAGCGCGCCGGTTTGCGCTCTTAATTTTTTTGCACCGTTCTTGTCACGATGTTATGATTGTTTTAATCAACTGGTTTGAAATAGGAGGGTGTTGGATGTCAGGTGGAGAGATTGCTTGGATTATCGCGGCTATTGCGTTTCTGATTATTGCACTTGCAATTGCGATTATTGCGGTTCGTGTTTCTGGTGTGACGAAAGAAGTTAAGGGCACGGTTGCCGAGACGAATAAGACGTTGAACACGATCAACGGAGAGCTTGGCATTTTGACGAAGGAAGTTGAAGGTCTTTTGGCTAAGAGCAACACCCTGCTTGAGGACGTGAACGGTAAGGTGGCGGCAATTGACCCCGTCTTTACTGCGATCGGCGAACTTGGTGAGAGTGTCTCCGATTTGAATCAATCAACGCGCAATTTAACTGAGCGTGTTGCGCATGGTGCCAAGAACGGAGCCAAGGCGACCGTTGCGGCTCGTATGAGTGCCAAGGCGTTTTCAATGTTGACGAAGAAAAAACATAACGATCAATAGCAGGGGGAAGAATCATGGCTAAAAAAGGACATTTTTTGCTTGGATTTGTATTCGGTGCCGCTAGTGCCTTAGCCACCACTTATTTATTAACACCACAAACAAGCGATGAATTGAAGCGGCGTGTGAAGCATGCTTCTGAAGACTTGGCAGATCGGGCAGTTGATTATTTCGATTATGCCAAAGAAGCTAGCGCTGACTGGAAACAAAGTGCCACAGATTTTGTTGATGAATTGAAGCGTAAAGGCGACGATGCTGATGGTTCTAAAGCATTGGCAAACTATGATGCTGCCACCGAGCAATTGCGTGATCAACTGAATACGGCAACAGATGTGGACTCATCAGCAGACTTTGATGACATTGTTCTTGACGGTAAAAGTGCTTTTGCGCAAGCTAAAGATGATGACGAGGGCAGTGACACTCGCACCGATGAAGTGCCAGAACCAGTAGAACCAGAAGCAGTTGCACCAGCGTCAACTGATACCGCACCGGCTAGCAGTGTCGCACCTGATGAACCGCAAGCATCTGCGACAAATGATAAGTAACAGACATGCATCACTTAGTCACAATTGATGAAAAAAAGGCGACAAACGGATTGTTCCTATGATTGGAGCAAGACGTTTGTCGCTTTTCGCATCAGTTATTGTCAATTTGCCATAATCGGTGGTACTTCATAGATCAGGCAGGTTGGGGCCTTTTGCAGCAACCAAACGACGACTTGGTTGCCAAGGTCGCAGCACCGTCTATAGATCTTTTTTAAAGGAGAGAATATGCTGAATAGTGAACGTCAAGCGCAGATCAAGGCTGCTTTAAGTACAGCCGCTGAGCCGCTTAGTGCCTCAAGTTTTGCCCGGCAGTTTGCCGTGAGCCGCCAGACAATTGTTGGCGACATTGCGTTGTTGCGCGCACAAGGTGAGCCGATTATTGCAACGCCACGAGGGTATATGTTTTCTCGACCGGCCGCCCATGAGTTTTTGTTGCCTTGCAAACATACGCCGGCACAAACTGCCGAAGAGTTACAGTTGATTCTTGAAAATGGCGGATGGATCGAGGATGTTTTGGTTGAGCATCCGCTTTATGGACAATTGCGCGGCCAGTTAAACATCCGGACAGTGGCTGACATGAAACTGTTTATGAGTCGGTTGTCGCGCTATCATGGCCGACTGTTGTCAGAATTGACCGGTGGCATTCATTTGCATACGATTAGCGTTAAAAATGAGCGCGATATGCCCAAAATCAAAGCAGCTTTGCGGCAGGCGGGGATGCTATATGAACAAGTGGAGCAGAGGTAGTCTGATGCCGCTAAAAAAGCCGTCCGGAATCTTTCCGGGCAGCTTTTTTTGTGGCATATGAATACGACTATAGTGCAGTTTTTTAGACCTGTCCTAGCCGTTAATGACCGTGAATTCCTTTGAGGTGTGGGTAAATGGTTCGCAGCCGGTTTCGGTGACGTGGACACAGTCCTCAATCCGAACGCCAGCAACACCAGGTACATAGATGCCCGGTTCGATTGAGAAACACATTCCTGGCTGCAACAGCATATCGTTTCCTTCCATGATTGATGGAAATTCATGTGTCGACATGCCAATCCCATGACCAAGCCGATGGTTAAAGTAATCGCCATAACCAGCCTTAGTAATGATGTCGCGGGCAATCTTATCGAGCTCGGATGCTTTCAAACCAGGCTTGACAGCCGCCATTGCGGTTAAATTGGCCTCTAAACAGACATCGAAAATTTCCCGCGGCTTGCCGGTGACCTGACCAAATGCAACAGTACGGGTGGCATCTGACATATAGCCATGGTTGTCAGTCCCAAGGTCGAACAAAACCAACTCGTTTGGTTGAAGCTTGGTGCCCATTGGTTCACCATGCGGATTGGCAGCGTCGACGCCGGCCTGCACAATGGTACCAAAGCTCATGTGCATGACGCCTTCCTTCATCATGGCATAATCGATTTCAGCTGCCACTTCTTGTTCTGTCGCGCCAGCTTTGATCGCGTTAAAGCCGGCCTGAAAGGCGCGATCTGCCTGAGCACCAGCTGCTTCCATCTGTTTGATTTCTGACGGTGTCTTAATGAGTCGCTGGTTCTCAATGAACCGGGATGCGTCAACTGGGAAGGTAGCATCCGGAAATTGTTTCATGAGAGCTTCAAATTTGAAGACAGCTAGATTATCTTTTTCAATTGCCCATTTTGTCGGGTTCGCTGTCACCGCTTTGATGTGATTAGCCATGATGGCAAATGGATCTTCGTGATCAAGATAACCGAAGACTTGGTACGGCCAGCCAGCTTTTTTGACCTCTTCAATCGTCAGCTGAGGGGTGAATAGGAAAGGATCGTTGTCAGGGGTGACAATCAACGCTGTGATGCGTTCCTCAGGATCTTGAAAAAAGCCTGTGTAGTAGTTGATATTGATTGGGTCGCTAATATAGGCCAGGTCCAACCCTTCTTTTGCAACCCAAGCTTGCAAAGCAGCTAAATGTTCATTCATATTTTTTCCTCCTCAACGTGTTCACTGGCGCAGTACCATGCAGACGCGGTGCACTTTTTAACCGGATTAGCTCGCGATCTGGCTTAAAAGTCGTGCGCCAATCAAGCATCGTGGTAAAATAGCACAACTTAAAACTTTAACTTTTAGTATATCACGTGACTAGCTTGATGGGCTTTCTGAAAAAGGCGGTTGTGAAAATTTCATGTAAAATTCAGTAAAACGCTTGCATTGCTATTTCTATTCTGTTACTTTGGAATGTAAATAGAACTTCGTGATTTCATCTTTTCACGACTAAGGAGAAAATCAATTGGAAAAGCAAACAATTACAATTTATGATGTCGCACGCGAGGCTAATGTCTCAATGGCGACAGTGTCTCGAGTCGTTAATGGTAACCCAAATGTGAAACCAGCTACTCGCAAGAAGGTTTTGGAAGTGATCGAACGGCTTGATTATCGGCCGAATGCAGTTGCTCGTGGTCTGGCAAGCAAGAAGACGACAACTGTCGGGGTAATTATCCCAGATGTCACGAACATGTTCTTCTCAAGCTTGGCACGTGGGATTGATGATGTTGCCACGATGTACAAGTACAATATCATCTTGGCGAACTCTGATGAAAACAATCAAAAAGAAGTCACGGTGTTAAACACATTGTTGGCTAAACAAGTGGATGGTTTGATTTTCATGGGCCATGAATTGACTGACTCAATTCGTGCTGAATTCTCACGCAGTAAGACCCCTGTTGTGCTTGCTGGCTCAATCGATCCTGACGAACAGGTTGGCAGTGTCAACATCGATTACGTGGCTGCTGTCGAAGAAGCCACGCGTCAGTTATTGGAAAGTGGCAACAAGCGGGTTGCTCTGGCGACCGGTTCATTGACGCATCCGATCAATGGGCAGTTCCGGCTCAAGGGTTACAAACAGGCTCTGGAAAAGGCCGGTGTTGCTTATGACGAAAGCCTGATTTTTGAAAATGAGCCAAGCTACCAAGCTGGTTTGGCCTTGTTTGATAAGTTGCAGAAAGTTGGGGCAACGGCGGTTATTGCAGGTGATGACGAGTTAGCAGTTGGCCTTTTGGATGACGCAATTGATAAGGGCGTTAAGGTGCCGGACGACTTTGAAATTATCACCAGCAATAACACCAAACTGACGGAAATGACTCGGCCACAACTTACTTCGATTGATCAGCCATTGTATGATATTGGTGCGGTTGCTATGCGCTTGCTGACCAAGATGATGAATAAAGAAGAGATCGAGGAAAAGACCGTTATGCTTGGCTTCGATATTTTGAAGCGTGGCTCAACGAAATAATGCCAGCTTTTGTGAGCTGTTTAGCTGACATGTAAAGTCGTTAGGACAAAGAAAAAGGCCTCCAAGCAAATTACTTGGAGGCCTTTTTTCTTGCGTTGAAACGAAAACTCGTGATCGTGTTGTTACTGACCGCCGCCAGTCGTTGTTGCAGGTGGGGTCTGTTGTTGATTGGTATTATTAGTGCCACCAGTATTCGTACCGCCACCAGTCGTTGTACCTGTGCCGGTTGTCGTGCCAGTTTCTGTGGTCGTCCCAGTACCGCCAGTCCCACCAGTGCCGGTGGCGCCATTCGTGCCGCCAGTCCCGGTGGTTTGTGGTTCGCTTGGCTGGTTTTCAGATGTCCCTTGTTGGTTTTGCTGACTTGATGGCACTGTCACGCTAGGAGCACTGCTAGGTGTCGTCTGAGTATCTTCAGTTGGCGTGATCGGGGTTTCTTGATGTTCTTTTTTGGCTTCAGTTGAATTGCCGTTGGCATCGGAAACCTGACCATAGCCATTTTGTTTGCCATCAAGATGGTCGAAGAACAACTGATAATTAGCTTTACTGCCACCGATGGCAAAATCATTTTTCGTGGTTGGCTGCCAATCATTGTAAAGGCTGGTGACGGTTGAGCCGCCAGTTCGGTAGGTGTTTCCGTCAAAAGTCAAGGTGCCAGCGGGTTGCCCAGTTTGTTTATCGACAGTCACTGATTTAACCGTATCCGGGCGTGCCAGTTTCTGATTAACCTTAAATTGTTTAGGAATCGTCTGGTAAACTGCGTTGGTTAATTTAGCCCAATAGGCTTCATTGGTCATGGAGCCAGTCTCATCTAGTGAATAAGTTGTGCCATCATTATTGTCATAGCCCATCCAACTGGCGATTGTTACCCCAGGTGTCGAGCCAATAAACCAGATGTCCCGGAAATCATTGCTCGTCCCTGTTTTCCCGATCAGGTTATCAGTGTTGAAGTGGAGTTGATAATTGAGGCTTTCCGCAGTTCCGGAATCAATCACGTTTTTCAACATTTGATTCATGATGTAGGTCGTGCCCTTAGAGAAGACTTTAGTTTTCTTAACCTTATGTTGATAGATTGGATGACCAGACGGATCGACAATCTCCGAAATCACGTAGGCTGGTACGTGCTCACCTTGGTTGGCAAAGGTTGAAAATGCGCTGGCTTGTTCTTTGACATCAACCCCGTAATCAGTCCCGCCCAAAGCGAGTCCAAGCTGACTATAGTCATTTTTGGTGAGGGTATCGATGCCCATTTTATCCATATAGTCCTTAACATTAACGGTCGGCTTGATGTGTTTATATAAGTTGACTGCTGGGATGTTGTAGGATTGGGCAAGCGCTTCGGTGGCAGGAATAAAGCGATTCTGAATCTGACCGCCGTAGTCTGTCACGCTGTAATTGTTGCCGAGATCGGTTTTAAAATCAGCCAACGCTGTTTGCGAGCCGATGATTTTTTGGTCAACGGCCGGCGCGTAAACTAGCAAAGGCTTAATCGTTGATCCTGGCGAACGCAATGTATAGATGTGATTGAGTTCACCAGAGACTCCGCCAACGAAGCCTAAAACAGCCCCGGTTTGATTGTCCAAGACGACCGAACCATTTTGGACTGGATGTTTAATGGTTTCGGTTTCGCCAGTCTTCGGATTAATTTGTGTGCTGGTATAAGTCTGACCAAATGTGCTGCGTGTTGCCTTCATCACAAATTGCATCCGGTCGTAAACATCTTTGTTAATCGTGCTTTTAATCTGATAATTTTTCGATGAAAAAAGATTAGCAGCTTGCCGCAGATAGTCGTTGTTTAAGGCGTTGTCTTTCGCCAATTCGGCGGCGGAATGGCCATCGTTTTTAGCCAACTGCTCAGCAAGTAATGATTCGGCTTCGCTTAACACCATGTTGTACACGTAGCCATATTGATTGTCGTCTTCTTCAGCATTCTCATGCTGGAGAAAAGCACCTTTGATATCAAATGCCTTGGCGTCGACATATTGTTTATGACTAATGACCCCAGCTCGATACATCCGGAATAGAACGGTCTGCTGACGATCCACACCATCTTTGAGATTGCTTTTAAGGGCGCCAGAAGCGGTATACGGGGTGTAAATAAACGGACTTTGTGGCAGGCCGGCAATAAACGCTGCTTCTGGCAGGTTGATGTCCTTCGCCGAGACGCCGAATAGGCCTTGGGCAGCTGCCTCAACCCCAGCTATGTTTTGACCTTTATTGTTACGACCAAGTGTGGCCACATTCAAATACGTGGCTAGAATTTGATCCTTGCTAAAATGATTATTTAAACGTCGGGCGAGCATAATTTCTGCCGCTTTACGTTTAAAGGTCGTTTCTGAGCTTAGAAACATCATTTTGACCACTTGTTGTGTCAATGTTGAGCCACCGGTTTGATTGCCCATGCCAGTTAAATCAGAGAAAAAAGCACGAATGACCGCTTTGGGTACAACGCCATCATGCCGATAGAAGTCTTCATCTTCAGTGGCGACAATGGCTTTTGTCAGCCAAGGCGACATTTCATTCAAATCAACCTTGGTTGAGACCAAATCGCTTTTAACATTGCTGAGTTTGACATTGTGAGCAAAATACATGCTGGAAGTGCGGCTTGTATTGGAAAGGGTGGCCTTCATGGCAGCTTCGGTCGGAATCGGGGTGGCATCGATAATTGAAACGAAATAGCCGCCGAATAAACCGAGGCCAAAGACAGTCGCAATACCGAGCACGCCGAGTAAGTAATAAACAATGGTTTTAATACTTTGTAAGGTGACGTTGCCGTAAAAGACAACGGCCTCCTTGCCAGTTAAGTTTGTTGTCTCTGCTTCGGAATCAGGACGCCGGGTCACAAACGCAGTGAACCAGTGGCGAAATCGAGTCCCGAGCGTTTTGACTCGATCAAAGAACTTCTTCAAATGCTTGTCCCACCTTAAATTATGGTCTAGTACGCCTTAGTATACCTTAAATATTAAGCGGATTCTAACCGGGGATTTGTTGAGGCGTGTGAACCGACCTAGCCTAAAACCGGGGTGTAAGCTGCTTGAGGCGTGATGACCGGTTTTTGACGGGGTCGTTGTCTGCAGATTCCAAGGCTAGTGAGCACATCTTTGACGCAGTGGCGAAGCCTAAGCGCTGACTTCGCAAACAGCTTGTCACGTCTCATCAGGTGTGTAAAACTGATAGCATGTAGCTTTAAGACGAGAATA
This genomic window from Lacticaseibacillus paracasei subsp. paracasei contains:
- a CDS encoding mechanosensitive ion channel family protein translates to MIVTATTVNEQTNVWLKYFTTIDWDKIVGTFIDKVLSLLFFTVLFLILYRLGRFALNRTFKSYQRRAHLTGTRVKTIHALSVNVFFYLVLFFYLYAILSILGVPVGTLLAGAGVVGLAVGFGAQGFVNDVVTGFFILLEAQFDVGDVVKLGTISGTVTNVGLRTTVVKSSDGTVNFIPNRNITIVSNLSRSNMQVLIKLPLAPSADLDLVRKTIERVNQDLVPKFTTITEEPDILGLTEEKNGAFTYQVLFYAENGEQVSLQRTFLGAYVAALNSAGIKVVTPPLNLQSGS
- a CDS encoding DUF368 domain-containing protein; translation: MLNFVKGAIIGIALVIPGLSGSIFAVVVGLYDRLLNAVNHFRDDPKKNMRFLTPIGLGAVIGILLSTKAVLVVTTRWPLPSYGFFIGLVLGIGPFIYRKLTTKKFSWWYLLLVVFGFVAIYGLAKLGGTDPENLIAIKRLTSFSNAGVMAFAGVFAVSLMAIPGISGSVMLMVIDQYGTVYNAVGQLGDAARAAASGNWPAFHTAMGSVALLLPFMIGAAAGLIAVAKLMAYLLAHFEAQVYYAVCGIVLAAVVILIEAGIAPYWPATDHFGAIAMVVISLVIGVLATIFLDKPDADEKK
- a CDS encoding transglycosylase domain-containing protein, whose amino-acid sequence is MKKFFDRVKTLGTRFRHWFTAFVTRRPDSEAETTNLTGKEAVVFYGNVTLQSIKTIVYYLLGVLGIATVFGLGLFGGYFVSIIDATPIPTEAAMKATLSNTSRTSSMYFAHNVKLSNVKSDLVSTKVDLNEMSPWLTKAIVATEDEDFYRHDGVVPKAVIRAFFSDLTGMGNQTGGSTLTQQVVKMMFLSSETTFKRKAAEIMLARRLNNHFSKDQILATYLNVATLGRNNKGQNIAGVEAAAQGLFGVSAKDINLPEAAFIAGLPQSPFIYTPYTASGALKSNLKDGVDRQQTVLFRMYRAGVISHKQYVDAKAFDIKGAFLQHENAEEDDNQYGYVYNMVLSEAESLLAEQLAKNDGHSAAELAKDNALNNDYLRQAANLFSSKNYQIKSTINKDVYDRMQFVMKATRSTFGQTYTSTQINPKTGETETIKHPVQNGSVVLDNQTGAVLGFVGGVSGELNHIYTLRSPGSTIKPLLVYAPAVDQKIIGSQTALADFKTDLGNNYSVTDYGGQIQNRFIPATEALAQSYNIPAVNLYKHIKPTVNVKDYMDKMGIDTLTKNDYSQLGLALGGTDYGVDVKEQASAFSTFANQGEHVPAYVISEIVDPSGHPIYQHKVKKTKVFSKGTTYIMNQMLKNVIDSGTAESLNYQLHFNTDNLIGKTGTSNDFRDIWFIGSTPGVTIASWMGYDNNDGTTYSLDETGSMTNEAYWAKLTNAVYQTIPKQFKVNQKLARPDTVKSVTVDKQTGQPAGTLTFDGNTYRTGGSTVTSLYNDWQPTTKNDFAIGGSKANYQLFFDHLDGKQNGYGQVSDANGNSTEAKKEHQETPITPTEDTQTTPSSAPSVTVPSSQQNQQGTSENQPSEPQTTGTGGTNGATGTGGTGGTGTTTETGTTTGTGTTTGGGTNTGGTNNTNQQQTPPATTTGGGQ
- a CDS encoding DUF948 domain-containing protein produces the protein MSGGEIAWIIAAIAFLIIALAIAIIAVRVSGVTKEVKGTVAETNKTLNTINGELGILTKEVEGLLAKSNTLLEDVNGKVAAIDPVFTAIGELGESVSDLNQSTRNLTERVAHGAKNGAKATVAARMSAKAFSMLTKKKHNDQ
- a CDS encoding M24 family metallopeptidase; this translates as MNEHLAALQAWVAKEGLDLAYISDPININYYTGFFQDPEERITALIVTPDNDPFLFTPQLTIEEVKKAGWPYQVFGYLDHEDPFAIMANHIKAVTANPTKWAIEKDNLAVFKFEALMKQFPDATFPVDASRFIENQRLIKTPSEIKQMEAAGAQADRAFQAGFNAIKAGATEQEVAAEIDYAMMKEGVMHMSFGTIVQAGVDAANPHGEPMGTKLQPNELVLFDLGTDNHGYMSDATRTVAFGQVTGKPREIFDVCLEANLTAMAAVKPGLKASELDKIARDIITKAGYGDYFNHRLGHGIGMSTHEFPSIMEGNDMLLQPGMCFSIEPGIYVPGVAGVRIEDCVHVTETGCEPFTHTSKEFTVING
- a CDS encoding transcription repressor NadR, coding for MLNSERQAQIKAALSTAAEPLSASSFARQFAVSRQTIVGDIALLRAQGEPIIATPRGYMFSRPAAHEFLLPCKHTPAQTAEELQLILENGGWIEDVLVEHPLYGQLRGQLNIRTVADMKLFMSRLSRYHGRLLSELTGGIHLHTISVKNERDMPKIKAALRQAGMLYEQVEQR
- the ccpA gene encoding catabolite control protein A, with amino-acid sequence MEKQTITIYDVAREANVSMATVSRVVNGNPNVKPATRKKVLEVIERLDYRPNAVARGLASKKTTTVGVIIPDVTNMFFSSLARGIDDVATMYKYNIILANSDENNQKEVTVLNTLLAKQVDGLIFMGHELTDSIRAEFSRSKTPVVLAGSIDPDEQVGSVNIDYVAAVEEATRQLLESGNKRVALATGSLTHPINGQFRLKGYKQALEKAGVAYDESLIFENEPSYQAGLALFDKLQKVGATAVIAGDDELAVGLLDDAIDKGVKVPDDFEIITSNNTKLTEMTRPQLTSIDQPLYDIGAVAMRLLTKMMNKEEIEEKTVMLGFDILKRGSTK
- a CDS encoding YtxH domain-containing protein codes for the protein MAKKGHFLLGFVFGAASALATTYLLTPQTSDELKRRVKHASEDLADRAVDYFDYAKEASADWKQSATDFVDELKRKGDDADGSKALANYDAATEQLRDQLNTATDVDSSADFDDIVLDGKSAFAQAKDDDEGSDTRTDEVPEPVEPEAVAPASTDTAPASSVAPDEPQASATNDK